One genomic window of Clostridium taeniosporum includes the following:
- the mltG gene encoding endolytic transglycosylase MltG — MKKSKSFKKKFMLTLSIFFMILCIIVFFSYKRTISKPLKSNDEVVSVEVRNGEGIYSVLDRLNRENKLSNEYFIKLNLMLNRKQISLQEGIYEVKSNANLTELINTLNNQENNKNTKKLVIPEGYTIDEISSKIEKEGICSKEDFIKAVKKYKLPDFIKENSKKRYNLEGFLYPDTYFIQNGATAESIVNTMFKRFLQILSEVENENGIDIKDSEIERTISTASMIEKEARYDYDRDLISSVIYNRLKRNMKLQLDATVIYGLGYHVDVVLNKHLAIDSLYNTYKYTGLPIGPIANPGKASIKAALFPKETDYLFYILKKDGYHYFTNNYGDFLKKKQELGY; from the coding sequence ATGAAAAAATCTAAGTCCTTTAAAAAGAAATTTATGTTAACATTAAGTATTTTCTTTATGATTTTATGTATTATAGTATTTTTTTCATATAAAAGAACTATTTCTAAACCATTAAAAAGTAATGATGAAGTGGTTTCTGTAGAAGTTAGGAATGGAGAGGGCATTTATTCAGTATTAGATAGGTTAAATAGAGAAAATAAATTGTCTAATGAATACTTTATAAAGCTTAATTTAATGCTTAATAGAAAACAGATAAGTTTACAGGAAGGAATATATGAAGTTAAATCTAATGCTAATTTAACAGAATTAATAAATACGTTAAATAATCAAGAGAATAATAAAAATACTAAAAAGTTAGTTATTCCTGAGGGATATACAATAGATGAAATATCTTCTAAAATAGAGAAAGAAGGAATTTGTTCTAAAGAAGATTTTATAAAAGCAGTAAAAAAGTATAAATTACCTGATTTTATAAAAGAAAATTCTAAAAAAAGATATAATTTAGAGGGATTTTTATATCCAGATACATATTTTATACAAAATGGAGCTACTGCAGAATCAATAGTTAATACAATGTTTAAAAGATTTTTACAAATATTATCAGAAGTTGAAAATGAGAACGGTATTGATATAAAAGATAGTGAAATTGAAAGAACAATCAGTACAGCTTCAATGATAGAAAAAGAAGCTAGATATGATTATGATAGAGATTTAATATCATCTGTTATTTATAATAGATTAAAAAGGAATATGAAGCTTCAACTAGATGCTACTGTAATATATGGACTTGGTTATCATGTTGATGTTGTATTAAATAAGCACTTAGCAATAGATTCATTGTATAATACTTATAAGTATACAGGCTTACCAATAGGTCCTATAGCAAACCCAGGTAAAGCATCTATAAAGGCAGCATTATTCCCTAAAGAAACAGATTATTTGTTTTATATATTAAAAAAAGATGGATATCATTATTTTACTAATAATTATGGTGATTTTTTAAAGAAAAAGCAAGAGTTAGGATATTAG